The Streptomyces sp. ALI-76-A nucleotide sequence CCGCCACCGAGCATCGCGGGCAGGTGCTCGACCTGCTGCTCCTTGGTTCCGTAGGCGGCGAGCGCGTAGGCGGACAGGGTGTGCACGCTGGCGCCGAGGCCCACCGTGAGGCGGGCCGCGGCGAGTTCTTCGAGGACCTGGAGGTAGACCTCGTACGGCTGGTCACCGCCGCCGTACTCGGCGTCGTACGGCAGGCCGAGCAGTCCGGACGCGGAGAGCAGGGTGAAGACCTCGCGCGGGAAGCGTCCGGCGTCCTCCTCCTCGGCCGCCTTCGGGGCGATCTCCTGCCGGGCGATGTCGCGGACGAGCGAGATCAGGTCCCGGGCCTCGTCCGTGGGCAGTTGCCGGTCCACCGGCTGCGGGGCGCGGTCGGGCATGGCGACGCTCTCCTCCCTGTGGGGCGCTGACGGGCTGGCCCTTGGGGTGGGGGCGGCTCCGCCGGGTCTCACTGCTGCCGCCAGGCTCGCAGTCCCGGGTCGCGGAAGCTGCTGACCAGCGGCTGTGCGCTGTGAGTATGCCCGATCGGAGGCACCCAGTCACCGGTTAACGACCGCTTACTTCCAGAAGTTCCGAGCCACCCGACCGGCCGTCAATTGGTACAAACCATTGACCGATTGGTCTAGTCCTCTTACTGTGTCGCACCAACGCTTCCCTCGCGTTCATGCCGATCGGCGTGCGTTCCCCTCCCTGTCCCCTGCGAGGAGACACCCGATGCCCATCCCGCTCCGCCCCCGCGCCCGGTTCCGGGCCCTCCTGTCCGCCTCGTGCTGCGCCGCCCTCGGCGCCGGCCTGCTCGCCGGCGCGGGCGCCGCCACCGCCGCACCCGACACCGCCGGGACCCTCTCCGCCGACACGACCGAGGCCGGCAGGGCCGGCTCGAAGGTCGTCGGCTACTTCACCGACTGGGGCATCTACGGCCGCCAGTACTTCGTCAAGAACATCGAGACGTCCGGCTCCGCCGACAAGCTCACCCACATCAACTACGCGTTCGGCAATGTCACCGACGGCAAGTGCGCCCTCGGCGACGCCTGGGCGGACACCGACAAGCCGTTCACCGCCGAGGAGTCCGTGGACGGTGTCGCCGACACCGCGGACCAGCCGCTGAGCGGCAACTTCAACCAACTGCTGAAGCTGAAGAAACTCCACCCCGACCTCAAGGTCATCTGGTCGTTCGGCGGCTGGAGCTGGTCGGGCGGCTTCGGCGAGGCGGCCAAGGACCCGGCGGCCTTCGCCCGGTCCTGCCACGACCTGGTCGAGAACTCGAAGTGGGCGGACGTCTTCGACGGCATCGACATCGACTGGGAGTACCCGAACGCCTGCGGCCTGACCTGCGACACCAGCGGCCGGAAGGCGTTCCGGGACGTGATGGCCGCACTGCGCGCCGAGTTCGGCAGGCGGCAGCTGGTCACCGCGGCGATCACCGCGGACGCCACCCCCGGCGGCAGGATCGACGCGGCCGACTACGCCGGCGCGGCCCGGTTCGTCGACTGGTACAACCCGATGACGTACGACTACTTCGGCACCTGGGCCGCCGCCGGCCCCACGGCGCCCCACTCGCCGCTGACCTCCTACAAGGGCATCCCGGAGGAGGGCTACAACACCGCCGCCACCATCGCCAAGCTCAAGAGCCTGGGCATCCCGTCCTCGAAGCTGCTGCTCGGCCTCGGCTTCTACGGGCGCGGCTGGACCGGCGTCACCCAGGCGAAGCCCGGCGGCACGGCCACCGGCCCGGCGGCGGGCACGTACGAGGCGGGATTCGAGGACTACAAGGTGCTCAGGACCGCATGCCCCCCGACCGGGACCGTGGGCGGCACCGCCTACGCCAAGTGCGGTGACGACTGGTGGAGTTACGACACCCCGAAGACGATCGAGGGGAAGATGCGGTACAAGGACGCGCAGCGGCTGGGCGGCACGTTCTTCTGGGAGCTGAGCGGGGACACCGCGGACGGTGAGCTGATCAAGGCCATCAAGTAGCCCCGGTCACGGGGGAGACGGGGCGGAGGACCACGAGCCTCCGCCCCGTCCCGCGTGCGTCGTCCCCTCAGGCGTCCCCTCGACCGCCGTCCCGTCGACCGCCGTCCCGTCGACCGCCGCCCCGTCAGCCGCCGTCGCGACGGGCCGGTCCCGGAGCCGGATACCCCGGGTCCATCTCCTCGATGGCCCGCATCGATCCGCCGAGCGTCTTCACCAGCAGTTCGCGCATCGTGTCGCGGGACAGCGGGGAGCCGTCGATCCAGTCGAGGGCGGCGCCCTCCACGCTGCACACCCAGGCGAGCAGGCCCATGCGGGCCAAGGGAGCGATGTCGGCGCGGCCGTAGGCCCCTTCGGCGATGGTCGCGACGATCACCTCGCGCACGCCGTCCCGGATGGCGTGCACCTCCGTGTCGAAGCCCACGCCGCCGCTGACAATGGTGCGGTAGGCGGCGTGGTTGTGCTCGGCGTAGCGCAGATAGCTGTCGATGGTGCGGTGGACCCGGTCCACCGGCTCCAGTTCGAGGCCGTCGGCCGCGTAGGTGACCAGGTCGACGACGGAGTCCTGGATGATCGCCAGGTAGTAGCCGCGCTTGGACTGGAAGTAGTAGTAGATCAACCCCTTGGCGACCCGCGCCTGCCGGGCGATGTCGTCCATGGAGAGCGCGTCGTACGACGTGTCGGCGAACAACCTGCGCCCGATGGCGATGAGTTCGGCACGGCGTGCGACGGAGCGCTCGGTGCCGCGCACCCGGGGACGGGCGGCTTCGCGCTGTTGACTCATCTGCAATTCGACCCTGGTCTCAGCGGGCGGCGGGAGTCTCGCAGTATGCCAGGTCGGTTGTGGACCAGGTCACAGCAGACCGAGCTGCGTCACGAGCATCGCGATGACCACCACGAGGGTCCAGCCCATGAGGTGCTCGACGATCTTCGGGCCGTCTTCCTGGGGCCCGCCGGTACGGGTGCGGGCGGCGGTGGCTGCGGGTGTGGTCATGGCGTCTCGCTGAAGGTCGGCTGTGCGGTGGACTCCCCCGAGTCTTCTGTCCACCTTGCCAGCAATGTCGGCTTGTGCGGCGGAGACGTTGGTCACACGCCGACGGCCTCCGGCCGGTCGCCGGAGGCCGCCGCCACGGGACTCAGCGCACACCCACCGCCGCGAGCGCCTGGCGCTGGCGCGGGGTCGGGTGGGCCGGGAAGTACAGATAGCAGACACCGCCGGTGCCGGAGACGACCTTGCCCGAGGCGTTGTACCGCTTGGTGCGGAGCCAGATGTTCTCCCACTCCCGCCGCCGGTAGACGCGCCGCACCGCCTCGTTGCTCGGCGAGGCCGGGTCGTTGGCGATCACGTCCCCGTCGGCGGTGAAGCCGATGACGGTCATCAGGTGGCCGGCGGTGCCGTACCCCGCCCCCGTGAGCTCCTCCTTGAGGAAGGACTGTGACGTGATGGCCGGGACACCGGCCGCGATCAGCGTCTCCAGGTCGGTGAGCGAGCCGAGCCGGGTCACCACGCCCTGGAGTCCCTTGAAGGTGGCCGCGTAGGCCGCGTTGAACGGCCAGTTGCCGCAGCCGGCGTACTGGTGGTCGTAGGTGTACCGGGCCGCGTGGCACACCTGCGGATCCGCGAAGGCCGGGTTCACCCAGGCCAGTTGGGCGGCGGTGAGCCGACCGCCCCAGTACTCGATGATCATCTGCGAGGAGGTGGGGCTGCACCATGCCTCGCCGCCGTTGTCGTACTCGGGGTACTGGCCGACGTGGATCTCCTGCGAGTAGCGCGGGACGACCAGCTCCTTGGCCCGAGCCGGCACGGAGGCGGGGACGGTGAAGCGGTCGGGAACGTCGGAGCCCATCGCGCCGACCCGCCAGACGGTGGGCGTGGCCTTGGTGCCGGGCTTCCGGTACAGGGTGAGGCGCAGGCGGTACGAGGCCAGGCGCAGACCGGTGGCCGGGTCGTCGATCGCGAAGGTGTCCGTCCAGATCGTGCTCCTGCCGTCGGTCTGGTCGTCGACCGATGTCCGCCGGATGTCCTGGTCGCCGGCCGCCCAGCGGCCCAGCACGTACCAGGGGGTGGCCGTGCCGTCGGAGTACGTCCCCTTCAGCTCGATCTGGATCCAGGTGCCGGCCGGCGTGTGCGCGTTCCAGGACGCGATCACCTCCGTGGCGGGGACGGCGAGGCCGTGGACGGGGGACGTCCAGGTCCCGTACTCCCAGGCGGCGGTCCTGCCGGTGTGCGGGTCGGTGTAGTCGGCGGTGCCCGCGGGGGTGCCGATCGCCATGCCCGGACGGGCTCCGGCG carries:
- a CDS encoding TetR/AcrR family transcriptional regulator, which gives rise to MQMSQQREAARPRVRGTERSVARRAELIAIGRRLFADTSYDALSMDDIARQARVAKGLIYYYFQSKRGYYLAIIQDSVVDLVTYAADGLELEPVDRVHRTIDSYLRYAEHNHAAYRTIVSGGVGFDTEVHAIRDGVREVIVATIAEGAYGRADIAPLARMGLLAWVCSVEGAALDWIDGSPLSRDTMRELLVKTLGGSMRAIEEMDPGYPAPGPARRDGG
- a CDS encoding glycosyl hydrolase family 18 protein codes for the protein MPIPLRPRARFRALLSASCCAALGAGLLAGAGAATAAPDTAGTLSADTTEAGRAGSKVVGYFTDWGIYGRQYFVKNIETSGSADKLTHINYAFGNVTDGKCALGDAWADTDKPFTAEESVDGVADTADQPLSGNFNQLLKLKKLHPDLKVIWSFGGWSWSGGFGEAAKDPAAFARSCHDLVENSKWADVFDGIDIDWEYPNACGLTCDTSGRKAFRDVMAALRAEFGRRQLVTAAITADATPGGRIDAADYAGAARFVDWYNPMTYDYFGTWAAAGPTAPHSPLTSYKGIPEEGYNTAATIAKLKSLGIPSSKLLLGLGFYGRGWTGVTQAKPGGTATGPAAGTYEAGFEDYKVLRTACPPTGTVGGTAYAKCGDDWWSYDTPKTIEGKMRYKDAQRLGGTFFWELSGDTADGELIKAIK
- a CDS encoding peptidase C39 family protein, with translation MSRSRQPSRRNVLAAAVAATVTGGAGAATAADAPGTTDPVRAPARTVDNRAWITYADWRGGTARGTRAVAGARPGMAIGTPAGTADYTDPHTGRTAAWEYGTWTSPVHGLAVPATEVIASWNAHTPAGTWIQIELKGTYSDGTATPWYVLGRWAAGDQDIRRTSVDDQTDGRSTIWTDTFAIDDPATGLRLASYRLRLTLYRKPGTKATPTVWRVGAMGSDVPDRFTVPASVPARAKELVVPRYSQEIHVGQYPEYDNGGEAWCSPTSSQMIIEYWGGRLTAAQLAWVNPAFADPQVCHAARYTYDHQYAGCGNWPFNAAYAATFKGLQGVVTRLGSLTDLETLIAAGVPAITSQSFLKEELTGAGYGTAGHLMTVIGFTADGDVIANDPASPSNEAVRRVYRRREWENIWLRTKRYNASGKVVSGTGGVCYLYFPAHPTPRQRQALAAVGVR
- a CDS encoding SCO1431 family membrane protein; the encoded protein is MTTPAATAARTRTGGPQEDGPKIVEHLMGWTLVVVIAMLVTQLGLL